A DNA window from Helianthus annuus cultivar XRQ/B chromosome 15, HanXRQr2.0-SUNRISE, whole genome shotgun sequence contains the following coding sequences:
- the LOC118487289 gene encoding uncharacterized protein LOC118487289 — MSRPLFLRILNEVVANDINVLERSFVFTELAQGRAPPVNYTVNGHDYTMGYYLADGIYPKWQTFVKTIPSPRGNKNKHFAKAQESARKDVERAFGVLQQRFAIIRGPSRMFKLKVLTNIMKACVIVHNMIIEDERDDGDSLNIEYDQLDDDLPELSRTQTNEFMDFIQRRLHIKDSSAHHQLQEDLIEHQWLLYSQQ, encoded by the coding sequence ATGAGTCGTCCTCTATTTCTCCGTATTCTAAATGAGGTAGTGGCTAACGACATTAATGTGTTAGAGAGATCTTTTGTTTTCACGGAACTTGCACAAGGGCGTGCTCCACCAGTCAATTACACAGTCAACGGCCACGACTATACTATGGGGTATTACCTTGCAGATGGTATTTATCCTAAGTGGCAAACTTTTGTAAAAACGATTCCATCACCAAGAGGGAACAAGAATAAACATTTTGCAAAAGCACAAGAATCTGCAAGAAAAGATGTCGAGCGAGCATTTGGTGTACTTCAACAACGATTTGCAATCATTCGAGGACCTTCACGAATGTTCAAATTGAAGGTACTAACAAATATAATGAAAGCATGTGTTATTGttcataacatgatcattgaagacgaaCGTGATGATGGTGATAGTCTTAACATTGAGTATGATCAACTTGACGATGATCTCCCTGAATTGTCGCGCACTCAAACAAATGAGTTTATGGACTTCATCCAACGTCGTCTTCATATTAAAGATAGCTCGGCACATCATCAGCTTCAAGAAGACCTAATTGAACATCAATGGCTACTCTATTCCCAACAATAA